In Gemmata obscuriglobus, a single genomic region encodes these proteins:
- a CDS encoding WD40 repeat domain-containing serine/threonine protein kinase has translation MPDCPDDTELAGFLNDSLGPERGACVSGHVDGCPACQARLDRLTEQTSGAVARYRERPLTELPDARSGDGAPHAEADTQIVGARPAVAVFGGPPPVPGFEVLGEIGRGGMGVVFKARHRRLNRLVALKMILSGAPDGRATQRFLFEGEVLARVRHPQVVTVFEVGTYEGPNRLPVPYLAMELLEGGSLGSRLRAAHEGAAERFSPRAAAELLEGLARAVHVAHLQGVVHRDLKPGNILFSADDGGAVKTDGVSGSATLSTPYPAFRPKVTDFGLAKLTRDSGADLTQTGQVLGTPQYMAPEQAAGARQIGPAADVYALGAILFECLAGRPPFVGTEPMSVMLRVLNDPPPDVRALRPDVPRDLAAVVATCLAKAPERRYASAEALADDLRRFLDGRPTQARPVTNLERLWLLARRNPAVAGLLAALAVTLTAGFVAVAALWVRAEERARTEAGLRAFAQAAGAQAQEEQRLAQEARARAVAEVGQRQRHEARLEFARAVEWCEDGRVADGLELFVRAVELAEATGDAALARVARVNLAAWGRELPKPPRRFRHTEQPRLAAFHPDGKHMVSAGRGRELYLWDLGTGARVRTYRPSFDPVGLLPQKPVYWTVGVSPDGRLVAAGGTDGGVTLWEADPSGPAAAPSLAHFKLPAPNVPGVSEVNLWTLAFTGPRALWTNDGANGLRRWNVTDPKKPTSERFVPGGGENASTLQILAASPDGRALYTGDRAGRVRAWDAATGAERRSWHVRGWVTDVAVSPDGTRLAAVGTGGTVSVLDLTAEPKDDPNGEKRVLELSLAGAYGNGVAFAPAGPQLVASDGDGNVRCWHRETGQPMGLARQFHGEVTRMRFRPGSGEFAVPAGDSVYLCAAPVLSGELLWPGRNSRTRGLDFAPGGEALVIADERGCGVLDLRTRVARGIAPDDEALAVRFDPDPARARVFRGLRAGFDLLALPGGARTPGDRTHRMRTPRIELPRNGSGVYMLTALMVARYDPVSLKRTAIGRPTGKIPAGVELSALAVRPDGGEVFVSFGDGAAVLKGDTLAPLREWAIGDEVLDARYTPDGAKILLGRRTGAAELRDARTGTLVLPPMPHKGTITGVAVAPDGATLVTASRDGTARFWDAATGLPLGPSLLHAGPVTHVAYAPDGRRVATGTGAGHVTLWDVPPPPLGGTADELRAASGTGE, from the coding sequence ATGCCCGACTGCCCTGACGACACCGAACTGGCCGGGTTCCTCAACGATTCGCTCGGGCCGGAGCGGGGCGCGTGCGTGTCGGGCCACGTGGACGGGTGCCCCGCGTGCCAGGCCCGGCTCGACCGGCTCACCGAGCAGACCAGCGGGGCCGTGGCCCGGTACCGCGAGCGGCCCCTGACGGAGCTGCCCGACGCGCGCTCGGGGGACGGCGCGCCGCACGCGGAGGCGGACACGCAGATCGTCGGCGCCCGGCCGGCGGTCGCGGTGTTCGGCGGCCCGCCGCCGGTGCCCGGGTTCGAGGTGCTCGGCGAGATCGGCCGCGGCGGCATGGGCGTCGTGTTCAAGGCCCGGCACCGGCGGCTCAACCGGCTGGTGGCGCTCAAGATGATCCTCTCCGGCGCCCCCGACGGCCGCGCGACGCAGCGGTTCCTCTTCGAGGGCGAGGTGCTCGCCCGGGTTCGGCACCCGCAGGTGGTGACCGTGTTCGAGGTGGGCACCTACGAGGGGCCGAACCGCCTCCCGGTGCCGTACCTCGCGATGGAACTGCTCGAGGGCGGGTCGCTCGGGAGCCGGCTCCGCGCGGCCCACGAGGGGGCGGCCGAGCGGTTCAGCCCGCGCGCCGCCGCCGAACTGCTCGAAGGGCTGGCCCGGGCGGTCCACGTCGCGCACCTCCAGGGCGTCGTTCACCGCGACCTGAAGCCGGGCAACATTCTGTTCAGTGCGGACGACGGCGGGGCGGTGAAAACGGACGGCGTGTCCGGTTCGGCCACGCTTTCCACGCCTTACCCAGCGTTTCGGCCCAAGGTCACCGATTTCGGGCTCGCGAAACTCACACGGGACTCCGGGGCCGACCTGACGCAGACGGGGCAGGTGCTCGGGACCCCGCAGTACATGGCCCCCGAGCAGGCGGCCGGCGCGCGCCAGATCGGCCCCGCGGCGGACGTGTACGCGCTGGGCGCGATCCTGTTCGAGTGCCTCGCCGGGCGCCCCCCGTTCGTCGGCACCGAGCCGATGAGCGTCATGCTCCGGGTGCTCAACGACCCGCCGCCGGACGTGCGCGCGCTGCGGCCGGACGTGCCCCGCGACCTGGCGGCGGTCGTGGCGACGTGCCTCGCGAAGGCGCCGGAGCGCCGGTACGCCTCGGCCGAGGCGCTCGCGGACGACCTGCGCCGGTTCCTCGACGGGCGCCCCACCCAGGCGCGGCCGGTTACGAACCTGGAGCGGCTGTGGCTTTTGGCCCGGCGCAACCCGGCGGTCGCGGGGCTGCTGGCGGCGCTGGCGGTCACGCTGACCGCCGGGTTCGTGGCCGTGGCGGCGCTGTGGGTGCGGGCCGAGGAGCGGGCGCGGACCGAAGCGGGGCTGCGGGCGTTCGCGCAAGCGGCCGGCGCGCAGGCGCAAGAGGAGCAGCGGCTCGCCCAGGAGGCCCGCGCCCGCGCCGTGGCCGAGGTCGGGCAGCGCCAGCGGCACGAGGCCCGACTGGAGTTCGCCCGCGCGGTCGAGTGGTGCGAGGACGGGCGCGTGGCGGACGGGCTCGAACTGTTCGTGCGGGCCGTCGAACTCGCCGAAGCCACCGGCGACGCCGCCCTCGCCCGGGTCGCGCGGGTCAACCTCGCGGCGTGGGGGCGCGAGCTGCCGAAGCCGCCGCGCCGGTTCAGGCACACCGAGCAGCCGCGGCTGGCGGCGTTCCACCCGGACGGCAAACACATGGTGTCCGCCGGGCGCGGCCGCGAGCTGTACCTCTGGGACCTGGGGACCGGGGCGCGGGTCCGGACGTACCGGCCCTCGTTCGACCCGGTCGGCCTGTTGCCCCAAAAGCCGGTCTACTGGACCGTGGGCGTCAGCCCGGACGGGCGCCTCGTCGCCGCGGGCGGCACCGACGGGGGCGTCACCCTGTGGGAGGCGGACCCGAGCGGACCGGCCGCGGCCCCCTCTCTCGCGCACTTCAAACTGCCCGCCCCGAACGTGCCCGGGGTGTCCGAAGTGAACCTGTGGACCCTGGCGTTCACGGGGCCCCGCGCGCTCTGGACCAACGACGGCGCGAACGGGCTGCGGCGGTGGAACGTGACCGACCCGAAGAAGCCGACGAGCGAGCGGTTCGTTCCGGGGGGCGGGGAGAACGCTTCGACACTTCAGATCCTGGCCGCGTCCCCGGACGGGCGCGCGCTGTACACCGGGGACCGGGCCGGCCGGGTGCGGGCGTGGGACGCCGCGACCGGGGCCGAGCGGCGGAGCTGGCACGTGCGGGGGTGGGTCACCGACGTGGCGGTTTCGCCCGACGGCACCCGCTTGGCCGCGGTCGGGACCGGCGGCACCGTGTCGGTTCTCGATCTCACGGCAGAGCCGAAGGACGACCCGAACGGGGAGAAACGGGTGCTCGAGTTGAGCCTGGCGGGGGCGTACGGGAACGGGGTCGCGTTCGCGCCGGCGGGGCCGCAACTGGTGGCGTCCGACGGGGACGGCAACGTGCGGTGCTGGCACCGCGAGACCGGCCAGCCGATGGGCCTCGCGCGGCAGTTCCACGGCGAGGTCACGCGGATGCGGTTCCGCCCGGGCTCGGGCGAGTTCGCCGTTCCCGCGGGCGATTCGGTGTACCTGTGTGCGGCCCCGGTTCTGTCCGGGGAACTGCTCTGGCCCGGGCGCAACTCCCGGACCCGCGGGCTGGACTTCGCGCCCGGCGGTGAGGCGCTGGTGATCGCGGACGAGCGGGGGTGCGGGGTGCTCGACCTGCGCACCCGGGTGGCGCGCGGGATCGCGCCGGACGACGAGGCCCTGGCCGTTCGGTTCGATCCGGACCCGGCGCGGGCGCGGGTGTTCCGCGGCCTGCGCGCCGGCTTCGACCTGCTCGCGCTGCCCGGGGGCGCCCGCACGCCGGGGGACCGAACGCACCGCATGCGGACGCCGCGGATCGAATTGCCGCGGAACGGGAGCGGCGTGTACATGCTGACCGCGCTCATGGTTGCCCGGTACGACCCGGTGTCCCTGAAGCGGACCGCGATCGGGCGCCCGACCGGCAAGATCCCGGCGGGTGTGGAACTGAGCGCGCTGGCGGTGCGCCCGGACGGGGGGGAGGTGTTCGTGTCCTTCGGCGACGGCGCCGCGGTTCTGAAGGGGGACACGCTCGCGCCGCTCCGCGAGTGGGCGATCGGAGACGAGGTGCTGGACGCCCGGTACACGCCGGACGGGGCGAAGATCCTGCTCGGCCGGCGGACCGGCGCCGCCGAGCTGCGCGACGCCCGGACCGGCACCCTTGTACTGCCCCCGATGCCGCACAAGGGCACGATCACGGGCGTGGCCGTGGCGCCGGACGGGGCCACGCTCGTGACCGCCAGCCGCGACGGCACGGCCCGGTTCTGGGACGCCGCCACCGGGCTCCCGTTGGGGCCGTCGCTGCTCCACGCCGGCCCGGTGACGCACGTCGCGTACGCGCCCGACGGCCGCCGCGTCGCCACCGGCACGGGGGCCGGGCACGTCACCTTGTGGGACGTGCCCCCGCCCCCGTTGGGCGGAACGGCCGACGAACTGAGAGCGGCATCCGGCACCGGGGAGTGA
- a CDS encoding RNA recognition motif domain-containing protein, translating into MAKKLYVGNISFQTTSDDLIQAFSQYGTVLGAQIVADRETGRSRGFAFVEMHDGAEEAIAALNGAQLSGRTLTVNEAKPREERPRSGGGGGYGGGGGGYGGGGGGYGGGGGRSGGGYGGGGGGGRRGGY; encoded by the coding sequence ATGGCGAAGAAGTTGTACGTCGGTAACATCTCGTTCCAGACCACCAGCGACGACCTGATCCAGGCGTTCTCCCAGTACGGTACCGTGCTGGGCGCGCAGATCGTTGCCGACCGCGAAACCGGCCGCAGCCGCGGGTTCGCGTTCGTCGAAATGCACGACGGCGCGGAAGAGGCGATCGCGGCCCTGAACGGGGCCCAGCTCTCCGGCCGCACCCTGACCGTGAACGAAGCCAAGCCCCGCGAAGAGCGGCCGCGTAGCGGCGGCGGTGGTGGCTACGGCGGTGGCGGCGGCGGGTACGGCGGCGGCGGTGGTGGCTACGGCGGTGGCGGCGGCCGCAGCGGTGGTGGCTACGGCGGTGGCGGTGGTGGCGGCCGTCGCGGCGGCTACTAA
- a CDS encoding MBL fold metallo-hydrolase, protein MLKRFALLAVVGCALALAVYAAADKPAEGAKQLPVPEMKFNEVKEIAPGVFFRYSSISANDKNIPFGGSNHTWVVFKDYVVVIDANFPKEAADVIADIKKTTNKPIKYVLDTHHHGDHAYGNAVWAKEGAKIIAHTNAARLMKTNGPKQWEEAAKDRKDIKDSELKQVDISFDDKYELKDDTQHVVFMHFGHMHTAGDASAYLPKHKILCTGDACVNGAFNYMGHSNSASWIKCLEAMDKLDIDLICPGHGKPARKDLLAKETRYFTELRDAVKKGIDAKKSVEEITKGLDLAWYKEWTGVGVVETDMNKDSVKHVYNELQGKIDHDRLGATSAPLNWRQPPTGIASR, encoded by the coding sequence ATGCTGAAGCGATTTGCCCTTCTCGCCGTCGTCGGCTGCGCGCTCGCGCTGGCCGTGTACGCGGCCGCAGACAAACCGGCGGAAGGGGCCAAACAACTGCCCGTGCCGGAGATGAAGTTCAACGAGGTTAAGGAGATCGCGCCGGGCGTGTTCTTCCGCTACTCGTCCATCTCGGCCAACGACAAGAATATCCCGTTCGGCGGCAGCAACCACACCTGGGTCGTGTTCAAGGACTACGTGGTGGTGATCGACGCGAACTTCCCGAAGGAAGCCGCGGACGTGATCGCGGACATCAAGAAGACCACCAACAAGCCCATCAAGTACGTGCTGGACACGCACCACCACGGCGACCACGCCTACGGCAACGCGGTTTGGGCCAAGGAGGGGGCCAAGATCATCGCGCACACGAACGCGGCGCGGCTGATGAAGACCAACGGCCCGAAGCAGTGGGAGGAGGCCGCCAAGGACCGCAAGGACATCAAGGACAGCGAACTGAAGCAGGTGGACATCTCGTTCGACGACAAGTACGAGCTGAAGGACGACACACAGCACGTCGTGTTCATGCACTTCGGGCACATGCACACCGCCGGCGACGCGAGCGCCTACCTGCCCAAGCACAAGATCCTCTGCACCGGGGACGCGTGTGTGAACGGGGCGTTCAACTACATGGGGCACTCGAACTCGGCGAGCTGGATCAAGTGTCTGGAGGCGATGGACAAGCTCGACATCGACCTGATCTGCCCCGGGCACGGCAAGCCGGCCCGTAAGGACCTGCTCGCGAAGGAAACGCGCTACTTCACCGAACTGCGCGACGCGGTGAAAAAGGGCATCGACGCGAAGAAGTCCGTCGAGGAGATCACGAAGGGGTTGGACCTCGCGTGGTACAAGGAGTGGACCGGCGTGGGCGTGGTCGAAACCGACATGAACAAGGACAGCGTGAAGCACGTGTACAACGAGCTACAGGGCAAGATCGACCACGACCGGCTCGGGGCCACCTCCGCGCCGCTCAACTGGCGCCAGCCCCCGACCGGGATCGCGTCGCGCTAA
- the purE gene encoding 5-(carboxyamino)imidazole ribonucleotide mutase — MTDEHPTPNSPSSANPPPRVGIIMGSHSDWNTMQHAARVLTELQIPHEERVVSAHRTPDLLFRYAERAEERGLEVIIAGAGGAAHLPGMCASKTVLPVLGVPIESAVLRGVDSLLSIVQMPSGVPVGTLAIGTAGAVNAALLAASILAVNTPAIREALRTFRKVQTQKVLDHPNPRQPAAS; from the coding sequence ATGACCGACGAGCACCCGACCCCGAACTCGCCGTCCTCCGCCAACCCGCCCCCGCGGGTGGGCATCATCATGGGGTCGCACTCGGACTGGAACACGATGCAGCACGCGGCCCGCGTGCTCACGGAACTGCAGATCCCGCACGAGGAGCGGGTGGTGTCCGCGCACCGCACCCCGGACCTGCTGTTCCGCTACGCCGAGCGGGCGGAGGAGCGGGGGCTGGAGGTGATCATCGCCGGGGCCGGGGGCGCGGCCCACCTGCCCGGGATGTGCGCCTCCAAGACCGTGCTCCCGGTGCTCGGCGTGCCGATCGAGTCCGCGGTCCTGCGGGGCGTCGATTCTTTGCTCTCGATCGTGCAGATGCCGTCCGGCGTGCCGGTCGGGACGCTGGCGATCGGCACCGCCGGCGCGGTCAACGCGGCGCTGCTCGCGGCCTCGATCCTGGCGGTTAACACCCCCGCGATTCGCGAGGCCCTGCGCACCTTCCGCAAGGTGCAAACGCAGAAGGTGCTTGACCACCCGAACCCGCGGCAGCCGGCCGCCTCCTGA
- a CDS encoding 5-(carboxyamino)imidazole ribonucleotide synthase encodes MNLGILGGGQLGRMIALAGYPLGARATVLEPGTNSSAGQVCAHLPGEFDDLQALYRLAQASDVVTFEFENVPVEAARWLAERVPVYPPPGALEVSQERLAEKQFFQRLGIPTPPFAAIETEADFRAAVAEIGLPAVLKTRRFGYDGKGQAVIRTPQDADAAWQKLGGRPLILEGFVPFDRELSLVAVRGRDGQIVTYPLIENVHQDGILHRSVAPAPDLGEELSERAAEFAARVLTELNYVGVLTIEWFQEGARLLANEMAPRVHNSGHWTIEGALTSQFENHVRAVCGLPLGRADAVGCSVMYNFIGSVPPTEQVLANPDAHLHLYGKGPRPGRKVGHVTLRAASAAELQEKLPEWDAQFARGPQ; translated from the coding sequence ATGAACCTTGGCATTCTCGGCGGCGGTCAACTGGGCCGCATGATCGCACTGGCCGGCTACCCACTCGGGGCGCGCGCGACCGTGCTGGAGCCCGGCACGAACTCGTCCGCGGGGCAGGTGTGCGCCCACCTCCCGGGCGAGTTCGACGACCTCCAGGCGCTGTACCGGCTCGCGCAGGCGTCCGACGTGGTGACGTTCGAGTTCGAGAACGTGCCGGTGGAGGCGGCGCGGTGGCTCGCGGAGCGCGTGCCGGTGTACCCGCCCCCCGGGGCGCTGGAGGTGTCGCAGGAGCGGCTCGCGGAGAAACAGTTCTTCCAGCGGCTCGGCATCCCGACGCCGCCGTTCGCGGCCATCGAGACGGAGGCCGACTTCCGCGCCGCGGTCGCCGAGATCGGGCTGCCCGCGGTGCTGAAGACGCGCCGGTTCGGCTACGACGGCAAGGGCCAGGCGGTGATCCGCACGCCGCAGGACGCCGACGCCGCGTGGCAGAAGCTCGGCGGCCGGCCACTGATCCTGGAAGGGTTCGTACCGTTCGACCGCGAACTGTCGCTGGTCGCGGTGCGCGGCCGCGACGGGCAAATTGTGACGTACCCGCTGATCGAGAACGTTCACCAGGACGGCATCCTGCACCGCTCGGTCGCGCCCGCGCCCGACCTGGGCGAAGAGCTGAGTGAGCGCGCCGCGGAGTTCGCGGCCCGCGTGCTGACCGAACTGAATTACGTCGGGGTGCTGACGATCGAGTGGTTCCAGGAGGGCGCGCGGCTGCTCGCGAACGAGATGGCGCCGCGGGTCCACAACTCCGGCCACTGGACGATCGAGGGGGCGCTGACGAGCCAGTTCGAGAACCACGTCCGCGCGGTGTGCGGGCTGCCGCTGGGGCGCGCCGACGCGGTGGGCTGTTCGGTGATGTACAACTTCATCGGCTCGGTGCCGCCGACGGAGCAGGTGCTGGCGAACCCGGACGCGCACCTGCACCTGTACGGCAAGGGGCCGCGCCCGGGCCGGAAGGTCGGGCACGTCACGTTACGCGCGGCGAGCGCGGCCGAGCTGCAAGAGAAGCTGCCCGAGTGGGACGCGCAGTTCGCCCGCGGCCCGCAGTGA